The sequence ATTTGTCTGTTTGACCATATTTCAACTCCTCTGGCAATTACACATATACTTGATAATCTATGTTCTCTTGAGCTATTTAGAGCTTTCTAGTGATTTCCTCGGTTAGGAGGTACATGGTAGAAACCTACCGCTTATGTATTCCGAACTTGCTTAATTGTTTGTATTTTACACCTGGATAACCGTCAGAAAGTAAAGGCAcaggtttgggttttgttgttgttgttgttgttttctttgacaAAAGGTGGGCCTTTACTGTGCAGGCTACTGAGGCCTACCTGCTGCATTGGAATTCCATTACAAAttgatttcctttgcttttcttggAGTTTGCCAGTGATAGCAGTTGTAGATGTTTCAAGGCTTGTGAAGACCGAAGTCCATCATTGCCCACTGATCCCTTTCATAATCAACACCTAGAAACCATTCCACTCACATCTCTGGTCCTGTCAGTATATTAAACCCTCTTCTGGGTAAGGTGACTCACGCCCGTATTCCCAGAACAAAGTAGTTTGAACTAGGATTGCTGTGACTTTGAAACTAATCAGGGCTACAaggtaagttccagggcagccagtgaTACTATCAGTGAATGACTGAATGGATGAATGCATGAATAAAATAGATTTGTACATTGGGgttgggcagatggctcagcagttaagagcacttgctgcccctCCCGAGGATCTGAGTTGGAATCCAGTACCCAAGTCTGCCTGGCAGTTCAAATGcgtgtggcacacacatgctttcacataaatagaaataaaataaagcgaGTAttaaagcagcagcagcagcacctggaCAGTGCTTTGCCATTTCAGACCACAATTTTGAATCCTTACATTTTTAGTCTCAGTCTTTGAACTGACCAACTTTCAGGAGTAATGAAATAGAATTACTCAAGACtgaacaattaaaacaaaattttaagtccACTTTTGCTTCAATCAATACTGGCTTTGAGTCCTTTTTTTCCTGAAGACTGATAAAAACCCCAAACCGTCCATTGGCCTTGTGTAGTgggtcatgcctttaatcccagcaatagggaggcggaggcaggaggatgtcaggGAGGTCGAAGCCAACATAATCTAATTAGTGATAGGACAGACAGAGCTgcctagtaagaccctgtctcgaaaacagaCTTCTAAAAACACAGTAATAACCCAAAACCAAACCCTCCAATAAGTTGCTGGCAGAGCTATTCCTCTTTGTTCTTTAATTTTGGTTTAATTATCCCATCTGTCAGGACGTCATGAGCACACCACATACCTTAAGTATCACCTTGGCAAATCACAAGTCCAAAGTGTCTTACGCACGCCTCAATAACCTTGGCAGAACCGCACCTCATGGTCCTTTTGGTCATACGTGCTCACATCACATAAAACAGACAATGCTGTTTTTGAGGGTAATCTAACTTGTGAGGAAACCACACCTCCACTGGGGAAGATAGAAGACAATTTTGAAAAGTTAAATTCTCTTGTTATTGAGAATCAACTAGTTAGGATACTAAGTTAAGACCAAAAACGAACACAAACTTCTAAGACTCGATTGTAGCATTCCAGCACTTTCTACTGAAAAGAGTGGGTGGCTCTGAAAAGAgcctttggattttaaaaaaaagctatgcTCACTGCTCTTATTTCCCCTTGGCCTTGTGGTGGCTCTCGGTCTTCTTGGGCAGCAGCACCGCCTGGATGTTGGGCAGGACGCCGCCCTGCGCGATGGTGACGCGGCCCAGCAGCTTGTTGAGCTCCTCGTCGTTGCGGATGGCCAGCTGCAGGTGGCGCGGGATGATGCGCGTCTTCTTGTTGTCGCGGGCCGCGTTGCCCGCCAGCTCCAGGATCTCGGCCGTCAGGTACTCCAGCACGGCCGCCAGGTAGACCGGGGCGCCGGCGCCCACCCGCTCCGAGTAGTTGCCCTTGCGGAGCAGCCGGTGCACGCGGCCCACGGGGAACTGCAGGCCGGCCCGGGACGAGCGGGTCTTGGCCTTGGCGCGAGCCTTGCCTCCCTGCTTGCCGCGTCCAGACATGTTTAAGAGGATTGTGAAAGCAATATGAAGTTGTCTGCCAGAAACGTGCAAGTTATACTTGCAGGGTAGATTGTAATTCGCGGTTGTCATTGGCTAAAGTAACCTAGAAGACTCAACCAATCAGAAATCAGAGTCAGAGGTCTTATTTTGCATAAAGTGGTATCTTCCCTAACAATTTACCCAATCAAAGCCTGTCAAATTTCGTACCATATTTGCATGGAAGCTCTATAAATAAATGGGGCAATTACACAACTTCTTACTTCTTTCCACTTTGCGACAAGCATTTGTGAAATATGCCTGAGCCCGCGAAGTCCGCTCCCGCCCCGAAGAAGGGCTCCAAGAAGGCCGTGACCAAGGCGCAGAAGAAGGACGGCAAGAAGCGCAAGCGCAGCCGCAAGGAGAGCTACTCGGTGTACGTGTACAAGGTGCTGAAGCAGGTGCACCCCGACACGGGCATCTCGTCCAAGGCCATGGGCATCATGAACTCGTTCGTCAACGACATCTTCGAGCGCATCGCGGGCGAGGCGTCGCGCCTGGCGCACTACAACAAGCGCTCGACCATCACGTCCCGGGAGATCCAGACGGCCGTGCGCCTGCTGCTGCCCGGGGAGCTGGCCAAGCACGCCGTGTCCGAGGGCACCAAGGCCGTCACCAAGTACACCAGCTCCAAGTGAGCGGCGGACCTCACCATAACCCAAAGGCTCTTTTCAGAGCCACCCACCTTCTCAAAGAGGGAGCTGTGGTCAAACACTTAGTTTACTATACGGTCCAGCTTTCAGTGCGAAGACCGCCCTCACTCATTACCCCAAGACCTCTTTCATAGCCACTAATATTAAGCTATTGCTTATTGATACAACTCAGTTTGGGACTCTGATAGAGACCTTTGTAGTGTGCAGAATCTTGATGCTGGGCAGGAATTACCATGCCACACATGATTACCTCCCGACCTGGCCAACTTCATATGCACTCCATGAAAAACAAGGACTGAAGTCATCCAACTAAATTTACTGCCGAATTAGAAACTGAAATCGGCCACCAATAGCTACTCTAGGACATACTCTAAAAACCAGAAACATGTACTTACAAAGCTTTCCTTAAGACAAGTGGATTGAAGCATTACAACCATTCCATGACAACATGAGTGGCTCTGAAAAGAGCCTTTGGGTTGCGGTGAGGTCCGCCGCTCACTTGGAGCTGGTGTACTTGGTGACGGCCTTGGTGCCCTCGGACACGGCGTGCTTGGCCAGCTCCCCGGGCAGCAGCAGGCGCACGGCCGTCTGGATCTCCCGGGACGTGATGGTCGAGCGCTTGTTGTAGTGCGCCAGGCGCGACGCCTCGCCCGCGATGCGCTCGAAGATGTCGTTGACGAACGAGTTCATGATGCCCATGGCCTTGGACGAGATGCCCGTGTCGGGGTGCACCTGCTTCAGCACCTTGTACACGTACACCGAGTAGCTCTCCTTGCGGCTGCGCTTGCGCTTCTTGCCGTCCTTCTTCTGCGCCTTGGTCACGGCCTTCTTGGAGCCCTTCTTCGGGGCGGGAGCGGACTTCGCGGGCTCAGGCATATTGACAACTAAAgcaggaaaagaacagaaagtaCTGTCTGGTATCCTTCTGGTGACTGGGCTTTTATAGACCTTCTATGCAAATAAGCGGTTCAAGAATAGTCAGCTATGATTTGAAAACCAGTTAGTGACACCATTATGCCAATTAGATCGTAGTATGTCTCCTCTCTTATTGGCTGGAGCGGTAAAGATAATTTCAACCAATCAAACTTCACGTTTTTCACTTCCATCTGCCTTTATAAGTACCTTCTGGTTGCTTTTCAGAAAGCAATTTTGCAAagcatttctatttcctttctgttcctcttaCTCTGTTTTGCAATGTCTGGACGCGGCAAGCAGGGCGGCAAGGCTCGCGCCAAGGCCAAGACCCGCTCGTCCCGGGCCGGCCTGCAGTTCCCCGTGGGCCGCGTGCACCGGCTGCTCCGCAAGGGCAACTACTCGGAGCGGGTGGGCGCCGGCGCCCCGGTCTACCTGGCGGCCGTGCTGGAGTACCTGACGGCCGAGAtcctggagctggctggcaaCGCGGCCCGCGACAACAAGAAGACGCGCATCATCCCGCGCCACCTGCAGCTGGCCATCCGCAACGACGAGGAGCTCAACAAGCTGCTGGGCCGCGTCACCATCGCGCAGGGCGGCGTCCTGCCCAACATCCAGGCGGTGCTGCTGCCCAAGAAGACCGAGAGCCACCACAAGGCCAAGGGGAAATAAGCAGCTTTTCACCACACTGAATTTTAATATAACAACAAAGGCTCTTTTCAGAGCCACCACTTTCTCTTTAAAAGAGCTTTTCTGCTGACTTTACCTGTTATTACAATATAGCGTTCCAGTTGCCCTGTCCAAGGCCCCTCTTATAGTAAGGAAGAACCTTAACTTAAATAATATATCCAATGAGATCCAAACAAGTTGCATGTAAATGTTAACATTCTGATAAAGCTTACTGCCTAAAAAGTTGAAACTTTTGAAGCTCTTTCCTGGGCACTTTTCATACTGGTTCCCCCCAAGGTGCCTATCAGTCGTTATGAGGACTCCTGTCAATTACACTGGTTATTGCAACATGGACTGCAACTAGAAGTTAAACAGCAATCTCCCCTTTGGAGTGTGCATTTTTACTTCCcccagctgttttgtttttttgttttttttttttgtttttttggattcCTTCTACTTTTGTTTCTGGGAAAAGTGGTCCTTTATCCAAGTTAAAATCAGGCTTGAAAGTAGGGCCTCATTGTTAGTGCTCATATTAGAATGATAAGAAAGCCTTCTCATTCATGACAAAGTTCCCCTGAACATTTAAGTAAGATATTTTCATATGTACCTTTTGCCTCTACCtttccataggaaaaaaaaatcacatcacttGACCAATTGCCTATCGCCGATGCCTTTCAAAAAATTAAGTTTCTGGCCCCCAATTTAAAAAACGTTATCAAGCATACAGCCCGTGTCCTTCTAATAAGTAATAATGATTTTGTAGGAAACTGGATAGTACATTATGTGAAAGCTGTAAGGACCTAAAAGTGGAAAGCCAGAAcaagggaaaatatttaaatgaatggGGCGGGACCGGGAGAGCGATATGATCAGAGCTACCAACCAATACGGTCCCAGTCTCATGTTCCTGTGTGGTCCAATGAGAACGGGGCTCGCTCGCTTTATATATATGTACTCGGGCCCCGGTCCGTCAGGCTTCTTTCTGCCTGAGATTTCTGTCGCTCTCTTTTCAGTATGGCTCGCACCAAGCAGACAGCCCGCAAGTCCACCGGCGGCAAGGCCCCGCGCAAGCAGCTGGCCACCAAGGCCGCCCGCAAGAGCGCCCCGGCCACCGGCGGCGTGAAGAAGCCGCACCGCTACCGGCCCGGCACCGTGGCGCTGCGCGAGATCCGGCGCTACCAGAAGTCGACCGAGCTGCTGATCCGCAAGCTGCCGTTCCAGCGCCTGGTGCGCGAGATCGCGCAGGACTTCAAGACCGACCTGCGCTTCCAGAGCTCGGCCGTGATGGCGCTGCAGGAGGCCTGCGAGGCCTACCTGGTGGGTCTGTTCGAGGACACCAACCTGTGCGCCATCCACGCCAAGCGGGTCACCATCATGCCCAAGGACATCCAGCTGGCCCGCCGCATCCGCGGGGAGAGGGCGTAAGAAGGCTCGTGAGTGCAAGGCTGAACCCAAAGGCTCTTTTCAGAGCCACCCACATTTCCGTAAAAGAGTGTATACTGTTGACACCCCCAGTCTCCACTCAGCCCTCCATTAGCTGCTACTGATCTGTGGTCATCTCGGCACGTTATTAGGTCTGTAAAGAGTTGGATTTCAGACATCCAAATCTCCTGTCCTCTGCATGTTACTTGGCATTTGGAGTTGCCGTGCTTAGTCTCTATTGGGTTTACTTTTACTCAGGGTAGCCACACCTGTGTGCTTCAATTTCTTGATTCTTACTGGGCCTTTACGTTTCGTGGAGGCTTTGGAGCAAAGTTGTTAGATCTCTGCCCTTATGAATCTTTTGTACTCCTAAGTTGATGCACCTGTCCGAGCTCTATCTGCCAGCTCTGCTGCCTTTTTGAGCATGGCTTATCCAGGCCACACTAATTGAAATACCCAGTGGCTCTGTATGATGCTTAAGCTGGGAGGACTTGGGGGCCTTCCTTGTCTTGTGTGATAACTTGCTGAGCTGCCAGGGTGCAACCAGCCAGAATTAAGGGCAGTGCTTTCTGATAGGTTCCCAGCTCACTGTGGCTGCACTCATGTACAGTCTTAGAACTCTGAAATGGGTTATAACTCAGGCTAGTGACTGTcagcatggaggcacacaggtCATTCCTGTGAGGCAGGGCAATTGGAAgttggagaccagactgggctataAAGTGAATTCTAGACTTCGTCTGGGCTAGTTTCCTTGTctcaaaagtgaaagaaagaaaaagatagagatggCTTGTTaggagcacatgctgctcttgcaaagaactcTTGTTTGCTGCCATGTCAGGTGAAAAATCGCCTGCAGTTCCCCCTCCTGAGGGATCCTATGCATCTGCTAGCCTGTGGCACCTGCACTCTATTGCacgtacccacacacagacacctaaGTATACacaattacaaatttaaaaaaattcaggggAGGTATGAAAATCCCGAGGAGGAACACTGATTGTTCTCTGGATTGCTGCAGTTTTGAGAGCTTCATGTTTGATTTCTCCAGTGTTAAAAAGTCCCACCCAAGCCATTGTGCTGCATATTGTTTGATCCACTTGACCCAAACAAAGGGTCACTCAGGGAGAAGAAAGCTCATCCCAAGGAATATTTATGTTCATCAGAAaagcctgtaggcatgtctatgACATTTTCCCCACTAATGATTGATGCGGGACAGCATAGCTCACTGttggtggtgccaccctgggctcATGGTCATGGGcttaggctgagcaagccagtaagcagctttcctccatggtctctgcttctgcttctgtctccacatTCTTGTCTTGAATTCTGTTCCTGATTTCTCTCAAGGGCGGACTGTGATGGGGAAAtgtgagtcaaataaaccccttcctcctcaaACTGGGTTTGGTCGTTGTTTTATCGAACGATACAAAGCAAACTAATACAGTCTTTATCAAAGTCCTGGAGTCTTCCACAGAGTCAAGAGGCAACTTATTGCTTAAAAAATTTCTGCTTGTGTATTTAATTGTGGGCTTTCCAGTCAATCACACATTCTAGGGTTTTCAGACCCCAAAccaccccatcccacctcttATCCACGCCTCCTTCCGCTGTCTAGTTAGATACAGGTGGTCATTCTATGGCTATCAGCCAGCCATGTTACATTAAGCTGCAGCGAGTCCAGGCACCCCTCATCCACTATGGGTGGAtgaagaaatctggaaggaggcATGGGTCTtgctttgtgtttaaaaaaagcaGGCTTTTCCATTAATTCCCCACAATCATTACagttacagatacccattacttCTTTCTGATATGAAAATTCTATTGGACCAGAATAATCATTTCATTGGTCTTTTGTTAACTGTAGGTTGGGTTTATTTTGGGGTTTCCAGtgttcaaagtcttttttttggTAGGAAAATGAGAAATACAATGAACAGTTATCTTCAGAGATAGCTGGGATTGTTTGCACCGGCTGACTTCGAGAGATATGGGGAGGGcatgaagtaggaaagaaaatgttaaatttttttaaaatgaagatttaaTAAATGGCTCCTTTTAAATTGATTATTTGGAGGGAATTAGTTATTAAAATGTTCAAGTCTTTGGCTGTGCAGCTTGGCCATCTTGACGCAGGGGAGATAAACTTTGGCAAAGTTCTCAAGTAAGAGGATCTTGGAACATGAgaacatttatatgtgtgtgtgtatatatatgtatatatatatacacacatatacatatatattataatatcataTAATGTATATGATTCATAACAACTTTGCTATATATTCAatacttcattttatatttaagcaAGGAAATATGGCCAGGCATCATTTTGGCTGCCTATAACCTCAGTActtcgaggcagaggcaggagaattgggaATTCCAGGGCGGAACTGGATCCACAGTAAACTCGACACCTCGGCAGTCCTCACCGAAAAGGAAAGTAATGCGCTTACAGGGAATGCAATGTAGTTTGTGCTTCCTGTTGACCCGAGTCGCAGACAGCTTGATGGCAGAAGGTGACTTGGTATTCTTCACCCATTAAACTGTTCTTCTGCTTATTCTGAAGCAGGTGTAAGTGGTTGTCTCCCAGGAACTGTGAAGTGAAAACTTGTGGGAATAAAGTCTAAGGAACCAGGGTCTCACACTCATCTTTGACCCACCCAAATCATCAAGTAGTGCATTCCTTTGTGTAGTGCATCAAAACCAGACATTTAAACACAAggacaacaaacaaaagaaaaaaacaaaaaacaatgcaaATGGTTTCCATAAGACACCAGCTCAGTGTGTCTTCAGTACTGGCACAGTCCTTGCACGGTGTGGATGGAGCAGCACACCGTCTGTAGACTGGGACTGTGGCCAGGTGAGACGTCACAGTGATGGGCAGCGCGAGAGCAGGCTTTGGGCACAGCTCCCGAGAGTCCTTCCCATagcatcatccatccatccgGCTGAGCCATTCCCGTGGCATCTGAGGATGGACAAACACTGACGCTGCCCAGGGAACAATGAGTGAAGCTCCTTTCGATGAAATATTCTCCCAGGGAAATCTAGAAGATAACGATGATGCCTCAGACATTTCACATTTATTCACATTACAGGTTGAGGCGACTATTGACACAATGATGATTCTCACTTTAGTGCCATCTGTGCATAGAACCTCGTGACAGCAGATGAGATGAAAATGAGAAGATAAGGGGGAAGGCTGgcggggcgggaggagggaagaccgGGATCTGTGATTAGTTTGTAACATgaagaaaaatttcttaataaaaaaaaaaagaggagataaaaaaagaatacaagcCATGAAGCAGAAAAGAACTTACCATGGCTTTTCTGTCACGAGTGGGAATTCAAGTTGGAAGACAAAGTCTGACTCCGAACTCCTCAAAGGGAGAAAAACAGAGAGCTGCTGGGAACGCCCAGTGGTTAGGAGCTCCTGCACACACCTGAGGGCCAGAGTTCGATCCCAGGACCCCACAGTACAAAGGAAAGAACCGACTGTGAAAAGTcgttctctgtcctccacaggcatacCATGACTTCCctactaataaataaaacaaattaaaaaaaaataaaatgaaaagataagaCGAAAGAAGAACAGCCAGAAAAGAACGCATTTACTGGGAACCATCATAATCTGACATGTCTGATATCTGGTTCCTGAAG is a genomic window of Peromyscus maniculatus bairdii isolate BWxNUB_F1_BW_parent chromosome 5, HU_Pman_BW_mat_3.1, whole genome shotgun sequence containing:
- the LOC102905112 gene encoding histone H2B type 1-C/E/F/G/I, encoding MPEPAKSAPAPKKGSKKAVTKAQKKDGKKRKRSRKESYSVYVYKVLKQVHPDTGISSKAMGIMNSFVNDIFERIAGEASRLAHYNKRSTITSREIQTAVRLLLPGELAKHAVSEGTKAVTKYTSSK
- the LOC102911393 gene encoding histone H2A type 1-B, which gives rise to MTTANYNLPCKYNLHVSGRQLHIAFTILLNMSGRGKQGGKARAKAKTRSSRAGLQFPVGRVHRLLRKGNYSERVGAGAPVYLAAVLEYLTAEILELAGNAARDNKKTRIIPRHLQLAIRNDEELNKLLGRVTIAQGGVLPNIQAVLLPKKTESHHKAKGK
- the LOC143273432 gene encoding histone H2A type 1-B, whose translation is MSGRGKQGGKARAKAKTRSSRAGLQFPVGRVHRLLRKGNYSERVGAGAPVYLAAVLEYLTAEILELAGNAARDNKKTRIIPRHLQLAIRNDEELNKLLGRVTIAQGGVLPNIQAVLLPKKTESHHKAKGK
- the LOC102903868 gene encoding histone H3.1, which translates into the protein MARTKQTARKSTGGKAPRKQLATKAARKSAPATGGVKKPHRYRPGTVALREIRRYQKSTELLIRKLPFQRLVREIAQDFKTDLRFQSSAVMALQEACEAYLVGLFEDTNLCAIHAKRVTIMPKDIQLARRIRGERA